A part of Aquaspirillum sp. LM1 genomic DNA contains:
- the yidC gene encoding membrane protein insertase YidC, giving the protein MDSKRLILFIALSFGILLLWQEFFAPPPKPVAAAVQGQAAPATSATGAALPSAVTSTAADNTSLPAGQTIKVTTDLFNAELNTAGGDLRGLILSAYTANEDESKPLKLLQTDEGRTYVAQTGLISTGNPALPTHRTLFTSSQPAYVLTDGQNSLDVRLTAPEAQGAQVSKIYTFTRGSYLIRVRYEIRNTGTTPLAASAYYRLLRDGKAPEGENRMAYTFTGPAVYTDADKFQKVKFEDIDKNKAEYARSADNGWVSMLQHYFVSAWILKTSDGKGVCQSAQGCRFELKPASGGLYSAGVVVDLPSIAAGATHTIDMPLYAGPQITRQLQATAPGLELTKDYGWVTIIATPLYWLLEKLHTMVSNWGWAIVLLTIIIKGVFFPLSAASYRSMAKMKALAPRLERLKEQYGDDRMKFQQAMMDMYKTEKVNPLGGCLPIVVQIPVFIGLYWALLASVELRQAPWLGWIHDLTRPDPYYVLPALMAITMIGQTFLNPPPSDPVQAKMMKIMPVAFSVMFFFFPAGLVLYWLVNNILSIAQQWYINRSIEQAEAAKKVG; this is encoded by the coding sequence ATGGATTCCAAACGTTTAATCCTGTTTATCGCGCTGTCGTTCGGCATTTTGCTGCTGTGGCAGGAATTTTTTGCCCCACCGCCCAAGCCGGTGGCTGCCGCTGTTCAAGGTCAGGCCGCGCCAGCCACATCCGCCACCGGTGCCGCGCTGCCCAGTGCCGTGACCAGCACCGCCGCTGACAACACCAGTCTGCCGGCTGGCCAGACGATCAAAGTCACCACCGACCTGTTCAACGCCGAGCTGAACACCGCTGGCGGCGATCTGCGTGGCCTGATTCTGTCGGCCTACACCGCCAACGAAGACGAAAGCAAGCCACTCAAGCTGCTGCAAACCGACGAAGGCCGCACCTATGTGGCACAAACCGGCCTGATCAGCACCGGCAACCCAGCGCTGCCCACCCATCGCACCCTGTTTACCAGCAGCCAGCCGGCCTATGTGCTGACCGACGGGCAAAACAGCCTGGACGTGCGCCTGACCGCGCCGGAAGCCCAGGGCGCGCAGGTGAGCAAGATCTACACCTTTACCCGTGGCAGCTACCTGATTCGCGTGCGTTACGAAATCCGCAACACCGGCACCACGCCGCTGGCGGCCTCTGCCTACTATCGCCTGCTGCGTGACGGCAAGGCACCAGAAGGCGAAAACCGCATGGCCTACACCTTTACCGGCCCGGCGGTCTACACCGATGCCGACAAGTTCCAGAAGGTGAAATTCGAGGACATCGACAAGAACAAGGCCGAATACGCCCGTTCTGCCGACAATGGCTGGGTGTCGATGCTGCAGCATTATTTTGTGTCGGCATGGATTCTGAAAACCAGCGATGGCAAGGGCGTATGCCAGTCGGCACAAGGCTGCCGCTTTGAGCTGAAGCCGGCGTCGGGCGGCTTGTATTCTGCCGGCGTGGTGGTCGATCTGCCCAGCATTGCCGCAGGGGCCACCCACACCATCGACATGCCGCTGTACGCTGGCCCGCAGATTACCCGCCAGCTGCAAGCCACCGCACCAGGCCTGGAGCTGACCAAGGACTATGGCTGGGTCACCATCATCGCCACCCCGCTGTACTGGTTGCTGGAAAAACTGCACACCATGGTCAGTAACTGGGGCTGGGCAATCGTGCTGCTGACCATCATCATCAAGGGCGTGTTCTTCCCGCTGTCGGCGGCCAGCTATCGTTCGATGGCCAAGATGAAGGCCTTGGCCCCGCGTCTGGAACGGCTGAAGGAGCAATACGGCGACGACCGCATGAAGTTCCAGCAGGCGATGATGGACATGTACAAGACCGAAAAGGTCAACCCGCTGGGCGGCTGCCTGCCCATCGTGGTGCAGATTCCGGTGTTCATCGGCCTGTACTGGGCGCTGCTGGCATCGGTCGAGCTGCGTCAGGCACCGTGGCTGGGCTGGATTCATGACCTGACCCGCCCTGACCCGTACTATGTGCTGCCGGCGCTGATGGCCATCACCATGATCGGCCAGACCTTCCTCAACCCGCCGCCTTCCGACCCGGTACAGGCCAAGATGATGAAGATCATGCCGGTGGCTTTCTCGGTGATGTTCTTCTTCTTCCCGGCGGGTCTGGTGCTGTACTGGCTGGTGAACAACATCCTGTCGATTGCCCAGCAGTGGTATATCAACCGCAGCATCGAACAGGCTGAGGCGGCCAAGAAAGTGGGCTGA
- the yidD gene encoding membrane protein insertion efficiency factor YidD has product MSRILIALVRFYQLAISSWRPPSCRFHPSCSAYAVEAIQRHGAVKGGWLALRRIGRCHPWGKSGYDPVP; this is encoded by the coding sequence GTCGCGCATCCTCATCGCCCTCGTCCGTTTCTACCAGTTAGCCATCAGTTCATGGCGACCGCCCAGCTGCCGCTTTCATCCCAGCTGTTCGGCCTATGCCGTGGAAGCCATCCAGCGCCACGGCGCGGTCAAGGGCGGCTGGCTGGCACTGCGCCGCATTGGCCGCTGTCACCCCTGGGGTAAAAGCGGCTACGATCCGGTTCCCTAA